From Anopheles funestus chromosome 3RL, idAnoFuneDA-416_04, whole genome shotgun sequence, a single genomic window includes:
- the LOC125771034 gene encoding neurogenic locus notch homolog protein 2-like: MFRYDRSYYLPLLCAIALVAVLISSTQCCDLDQTQHGCRIDNGQCTCAFGCKSEFRYATRKECQDALKGRTSDICNRQPCQNGGTCTQVTTMPQYKCRCEGTGYWGNRCHRMCPKPDQLPPGTKFPHECVVI; encoded by the exons ATGTTTAGATACGATCGATCGTACTACCTTCCTCTTCTGTGTGCGATCGCACTAG TGGCCGTACTTATCAGCTCGACGCAGTGCTGCGATCTGGACCAAACGCAACACGGATGCCGGATAGATAACGGTCAGTGCACTTGTGCGTTTGGCTGCAAATCGGAATTTCGCTACGCCACACGGAAGGAGTGCCAAGATGCGCTGAAG GGCCGCACCAGTGACATCTGCAATCGGCAACCGTGCCAAAATGGAGGAACGTGTACGCAAGTAACGACCATGCCGCAGTATAAATGTCGCTGCGAAGGAACCGGCTACTGGGGCAACCGATGTCACCGAA TGTGTCCCAAACCCGACCAACTTCCGCCCGGTACGAAATTCCCGCACGAATGTGTCGTCATTTAG
- the LOC125770939 gene encoding putative ankyrin repeat protein RF_0381, whose product MDKRKLNKSNFKDDPLHWCAANNWPKEVHKCLEKGDNPYRPNKDGLSPMHAAIAHNAYLAVNILLEQYTSHLAIVKEHMEKRFLWKKENCSWKKRPILIACTAEERGQVQLVASSCPSAIPFNVQVFVFFLTPHYGSQLVALDVCSAQKQSAVLQCINMLLPNGVLSVDRTDPRKDSMTYLQTACLYERVEKFRTLLEHGSQLSATGDGESIPLMTACRTMKLDIVKLLLTKYVNHYDPTVVDNQQKNAFHISLEKNNPKLTDYVLKALIKYRTARFGETESEAFNRIFPYKCEEYNYMTTWSLIRPNLKEMCGRYVLQYRLDLSHCNGERLNVVELLSRKIALDYCFEEIRRNPDILKLKEEDETTVLHHLFKHNHLDLIQELYDQHPTVRVFFETKAAFEVLRVTLTHRQVDRLILILEHHKEYLRSKPDELEEYAIGQTWFDRSVYREPFALLAAAFPEKEDVINDTIAQATKLQQKKSFTDRFNALNKLFEPEFASLKEEGVLLENLVDEHERNVLHQAVEWDELALIKNLLNCGIDLNRKDGEGNLPIFFVRSIAALDMLYDKTPVDATITNDTGYNLLHHSSRLGSHVGEAIQTKLLQLGFDVNQPTHDGNVPLSLAGCCSTVRFLLKHGANVELINGSALVNTLYRKQHCAGWALILKIAHLPWFEEIAHVFLPWLLGNQNRDFFTCSSGDYLEKYPEIRKQLFDSLYKHSRDEASTFFGTVCHRAINCCARWFLDYGYDIDIEVQDDYRYTPLVGLLSYMEEPNLDVVERLLKKGANVNTRNDWGRNALLAIVCNFRSAQWYGHTLTTIDMLLDYGADINIQDNDGNTALHYAFSDMHIELAELLIVRGADRKIKNNANKLPYQMVSKDLQPLYAFLGN is encoded by the exons ATGGATAAAaggaaactaaacaaaagcaacTTTAAGGACGATCCACTGCATTGGTGTGCGGCAAACAATTGGCCAAAGGAGGTTCACAAATGTTTGGAAAAAGGTGATAATCCTTACCGTCCCAACAAGGATGGGCTTTCTCCTATGCATGCTGCGATTGCACACAATGCATATTTAGCAGTAAACATATTGCTAGAACAATACACATCACACCTAGCAATCGTAAAAGAGCACATGGAGAAAAGGTTCctgtggaaaaaggaaaattgcaGCTGGAAAAAACGACCCATCCTGATCGCCTGCACGGCAGAGGAACGTGGGCAAGTGCAACTGGTGGCTAGTTCCTGTCCATCGGCTATCCCATTCAATGTGCAAGTGTTCGTGTTTTTTCTAACTCCACACTACGGCAGTCAACTGGTCGCACTTGACGTGTGTTCCGCGCAAAAGCAATCTGCTGTGCTGCAGTGCATAAATATGCTACTACCTAATGGTGTTTTGTCGGTGGACAGAACCGATCCACGAAAAGATAGCATGACCTACCTGCAGACAGCTTGCCTATACGAACGTGTAGAAAAGTTTAGAACTCTACTAGAACATGGTTCACAACTTTCCGCTACGGGAGACGGTGAAAGTATTCCGCTAATGACAGCCTGTCGGACTATGAAGCTGGATATCGTAAAACTACTGCTAACGAAATACGTAAACCATTACGACCCTACCGTTGTGGACAATCAGCAGAAAAATGCGTTTCACATCagcttggaaaaaaataatccaaagCTAACAGATTACGTGCTGAAGGCGCTGATAAAGTATCGGACGGCAAGATTCGGTGAAACGGAGTCGGAAGCGTTTAATCGAATTTTTCCATACAAATGTGAGGAATATAATTACATGACCACATGGTCACTTATTAGGCCAAATTTGAAGGAGATGTGTGGCCGATATGTACTGCAATATCGACTCGATCTGTCGCACTGCAACGGCGAGCGCCTGAACGTCGTAGAATTGCTCTCGAGAAAGATAGCACTTGATTACTGTTTTGAGGAAATTCGTCGTAATCCggacattttaaaattgaaagaagAAGACGAAACGACCGTGCTCCATCATCTCTTTAAGCACAACCACCTAGATTTGATCCAGGAGCTTTATGACCAGCATCCTACCGTGCGAGTATTTTTCGAAACCAAAGCAGCCTTTGAAGTTCTTCGTGTTACTTTAACCCATCGGCAGGTAGATAGACTTATCTTAATACTAGAACATCATAAAGAGTATCTACGTTCTAAACCCGACGAACTGGAGGAATATGCCATCGGTCAAACTTGGTTCGATAGATCCGTGTACAGAGAACCATTTGCACTGTTAGCTGCTGCATTCCCAGAGAAGGAGGATGTAATTAACGACACCATTGCACAAGCGACTAAACTGCAACAAAAGAAAT CTTTTACGGATAGATTTAATGCACTGAACAAGTTGTTCGAACCCGAATTTGCCTCATTGAAAGAGGAAGGTGTACTGTTGGAGAATCTGGTAGACGAGCATGAAAGGAACGTTCTGCATCAAGCAGTGGAATGGGATGAGCTAGCTTTGATCAAGAATCTACTCAACTGTGGAATCGATCTTAACCGAAAAGATGGCGAAGGCAATTTGCCCATCTTTTTCGTCCGAAGTATAGCTGCGCTCGATATGCTTTACGATAAAACGCCCGTGGATGCAACGATCACCAACGATACCGGGTACAACTTGCTCCATCACAGTAGCCGTCTCGGAAGCCACGTTGGCGAAGCGATACAGACGAAACTGTTGCAGCTAGGGTTTGATGTAAACCAACCAACGCACGATGGTAATGTGCCTTTATCGCTTGCCGGCTGCTGCTCTACGGTACGGTTTCTGCTCAAACACGGCGCAAATGTGGAGCTCATTAATGGGAGCGCATTGGTGAACACACTGTACCGCAAACAGCACTGTGCGGGTTGGGCATTGATACTGAAAATCGCACACCTACCCTGGTTCGAGGAGATTGCACACGTGTTCCTGCCCTGGTTGCTTGGCAACCAAAATCGTGACTTTTTCACCTGTAGCTCGGGTGATTATTTGGAAAAGTATCCCGAGATACGGAAACAACTATTCGACAGTCTCTATAAACATTCGCGCGATGAAGCGTCTACCTTTTTCGGCACAGTGTGCCATCGGGCAATCAATTGCTGTGCCAGATGGTTCCTAGATTATGGATATGATATCGATATCGAGGTGCAAGATGATTATCGTTATACACCGCTGGTGGGACTGCTTAGCTACATGGAAGAACCGAACCTGGACGTTGTGGAGCGTCTGCTAAAGAAAGGTGCCAACGTAAATACTAGAAATGATTGGGGAAGAAACGCTTTGCTTGCTATCGTTTGTAACTTTAGATCGGCACAATGGTATGGACACACGCTGACCACAATCGACATGTTGCTTGACTATGGCGCAGACATTAACATTCAGGATAATGATGGAAACACCGCACTACACTATGCGTTTAGTGATATGCATATAGAATTAGCAGAGTTACTAATCGTACGAGGAGCCGATCgaaagattaaaaataacGCAAACAAACTACCATATCAAATGGTTAGTAAAGATTTGCAACCTTTATACGCGTTCCTAGGGAACTAA
- the LOC125770937 gene encoding cold shock domain-containing protein E1, giving the protein MGSQTKPFRSADASFMDYVAYGQRSDVFYSGQTNQPPAPRQSINPSNVFPPIGTFSIETTTMAAPNQGVFGGGDAMSVLGNSGTTGTIGVFNANAMMNVPNNMSNANNSYSTGQTTNGVDASQGTRETGIIEKLLHSYGFIQCCERQARLFFHFSQFGGNIEHLKIGDPVEFEMTYDRRTGKPIASQVTKIAPEVVLSEERVTGTVTTELKCDSATPGTTSSSTSSDTTTGRISYENRGECFFLPYTKDDVEGNVSLRSGDKVSFQIATNQRGNLGACHIRLENPAHPVKYRGVVCSMKDTFGFIERADVVKEIFFHFSEADNTIELRPGDDVEFIIQTRNGKEVACNIARLAPGSVIFEDVDTTIYKGQVLKPLDRNNPARQQTNDPLPGRIRYRAADHSEVEVPFGDKDQKGDYTLRHGDWVQFLLATDRRDQLQRATSISLLDETFQVSGEKREQGVVASLKEGFGFLRCVERSVRLFFHFTEVLDTSREICVDDEVEFTVIQDPGSSFANNRQSAIRIKHLPFGTVKFETLIESNVEGVVSREAPKSPIKSQERTEGGVITYGQGPNKKTIMYFLKDCDKPPRVGDKVRFNICQVKRNKELIATNIVEITSNTQQALQQQQLLLHQQPLQQQQSQQHSPIAVDTQLTIGSVPSSQSPTAGLTNGSRANGNSVTKSNYTNGNVKPGKIQHGFIAVLKENFGFIETVEHDQEVFFHFSNFIGNSNTLELGQEVEYTLSTRNAINAGNCIPAENVKVLPKGTIQQPKVLPTSFNGSVLRPLRCINPEQVEYSGLVQIKNEHGDTLSTHEFGITSLKNHRDLLQKDDVVTFKIDELNRAMEIAPVRTKKQAKVDSIKGQFGFLDFEVEEGKKLFFHMSDVQGNANLYLGDTVEFSIVTNQRNGKTSACNVVKINDANGPRPERLISRIKLNSVDDSGPRLTVVRAPKGPDGTKGFHPSARTPRLAGKSVTNE; this is encoded by the exons ATGGGAAGCCAAACGAAACCTTTCCGTTCTGCTGATG CATCCTTCATGGATTACGTTGCGTATGGCCAACGAAGCGATGTGTTCTACAGTGGCCAAACGAACCAACCGCCTGCACCACGGCAATCGATAAACCCATCGAATGTATTCCCACCGATCGGTACGTTTAGCATCGAGACGACTACGATGGCGGCTCCGAACCAGGGTGTTTTTGGCGGTGGCGATGCAATGAGCGTGCTCGGTAATTCGGGCACCACCGGCACTATCGGGGTGTTCAATGCCAACGCCATGATGAACGTACCGAATAATATGAGCAATGCGAACAATTCCTACTCGACCGGCCAGACCACCAATGGTGTCGACGCAAGCCAGGGTACGCGCGAAACTGGTATCATTGAAAAACTGCTG cattcGTACGGGTTTATTCAGTGCTGTGAGCGACAGGCTCGACTCTTCTTCCACTTCTCGCAGTTCGGGGGCAATATCGAACATCtgaagattggtgatccggtGGAGTTTGAAATGACGTACGATAGACGTACGGGGAAACCGATCGCCAGCCAGGTCACGAAAATTGCACCGGAGGTAGTGCTGTCGGAGGAGCGCGTTACCGGCACCGTTACGACCGAGCTGAAGTGCGATTCGGCTACGCCCGGCACTACCAGCTCGTCCACGTCAAGCGACACCACGACCGGGCGCATTAGTTACGAAAATCGGGGCGAATGTTTCTTCCTACCGTATACCAAAGACGATGTCGAAGGGAACGTTTCGCTACGTTCGGGTGACAAGGTTAGCTTTCAGATAGCTACGAATCAAAG AGGTAACCTCGGGGCTTGTCACATCCGGCTGGAAAATCCGGCCCATCCAGTCAAGTATCGTGGCGTTGTGTGCTCTATGAAGGACACCTTCGGCTTTATCGAACGGGCGGATGTGGTGAAAGAgatctttttccatttctccGAGGCGGACAATACTATCGAACTTCGTCCTGGTGATGATGTGgaatttattattcaaactAGAAAT GGAAAGGAGGTTGCTTGCAATATCGCCCGCTTGGCACCCGGATCGGTAATCTTCGAGGATGTCGATACAACGATTTACAAAGGACAGGTGCTAAAGCCGCTCGATCGCAACAATCCGGCACGCCAGCAAACGAACGATCCGTTGCCGGGACGTATACGGTATCGGGCGGCCGATCACTCAGAAGTCGAAGTGCCATTCGGAGATAAGGATCAGAAGGGTGATTATACGCTGCGGCATGGTGACTGGGTACAGTTTCTGCTAGCGACCGATCGTCGCGATCAGCTGCAACGGGCAACGTCCATTTCCCTGCTGGACGAAACATTCCAAGTGAGCGGCGAAAAGCGCGAGCAGGGCGTGGTAGCATCGTTGAAAGAAGGCTTCGGCTTTTTACGCTGCGTCGAGCGTAGCGtgcgtttatttttccattttacggAAGTGCTAGATACG AGTCGCGAAATTTGTGTTGATGATGAGGTTGAATTTACCGTCATTCAGGATCCTGGTTCCAGCTTCGCCAACAACCGTCAGAGCGCCATTCGTATCAAGCATTTGCCATTTGGTACGGTCAAATTTGAGACGCTTATCGAAAGCAACGTGGAAGGCGTCGTATCCCGTGAGGCACCGAAAAGTCCTATCAAATCGCAGGAACGCACCGAAGGTGGCGTTATTACCTACGGCCAAGGTCCAAACAAAAAGACTATAATGTATTTCTTGAAAGATTGTGATAAGCCACCACGTGTGGGTGATAAAGTCAGATTCAATATTTGTCag GTTAAACGTAACAAAGAATTGATCGCAACGAACATTGTGGAGATCACTTCTAACACGCAACAAGctctgcaacagcagcaactgcTGCTGCATCAACAAccactgcagcagcagcagtcacAGCAGCATTCTCCTATTGCTGTAGATACGCAGCTAACGATTGGATCGGTTCCATCGTCACAATCGCCAACGGCTGGCCTCACCAACGGTTCCAGAGCAAACGGCAATTCGGTAACGAAGTCCAACTATACCAACGGCAACGTAAAGCCGGGAAAAATTCAACATGGATTCATTGCGGTCTTGAAG GAAAATTTTGGTTTCATTGAAACGGTCGAGCATGACCAGGAAGTGTTTTTCCACTTTAGCAACTTTATCGGTAATAGCAATACCCTTGAACTGGGCCAGGAAGTGGAATATACACTGTCCACTCGCAATGCCATTAATGCCGGTAACTGCATTCCGGCAGAGAATGTTAAGGTATTGCCAAAGGGCACCATACAGCAACCGAAAGTTTTGCCTACAAGCTTCAATGGATCGGTGCTGCGTCCATTACGCTGCATCAACCCGGAACAGGTTGAGTACAGTGGGTTGGTGCAAATCAAAAACGAACATGGTGACACACTGTCAACGCACGAGTTCGGCATTACCAGCCTCAAGAACCATCGCGATCTGCTGCAGAAAGATGACGTAGTTACGTTCAAGATCGACGAGCTGAATCGTGCAATGgag atCGCTCCCGTTCGTACCAAAAAGCAGGCCAAGGTAGATTCGATTAAGGGGCAGTTTGGATTTTTGGATTTCGAAGTTGAGGAAGGAAAGAAGCTATTTTTCCACATGTCCGATGTGCAGGGCAACGCTAACCTTTATCTGGGCGATACGGTGGAATTTTCCATTGTTACCAATCAG CGGAATGGCAAAACTTCTGCATGCAACGTGGTTAAGATAAATGATGCAAACGGACCACGGCCGGAACGATTGATTTCCCGCATCAAGCTTAATTCCGTTGATGATAGCGGACCGCGCTTGACTGTCGTTCGTGCACCGAAGGGTCCGGACGGTACGAAAGGCTTCCACCCATCTGCCAGAACTCCTCGTTTAGCTG GTAAAAGTGTGACAAATgaatag